The Pseudomonas azadiae genome contains a region encoding:
- a CDS encoding BolA family protein produces MQALEVKSFLEGKLPETTVEVEGEGCNFQLNVISDELAALSPVKRQQQIYAHLNPWITDGSIHAVTMKFFSRAAWAERT; encoded by the coding sequence ATGCAGGCCCTAGAAGTTAAGAGCTTTCTTGAAGGAAAGCTGCCCGAAACGACCGTAGAAGTTGAAGGCGAAGGCTGCAACTTCCAGCTGAACGTGATTAGCGATGAACTGGCGGCACTTAGCCCGGTCAAGCGTCAGCAGCAGATCTATGCCCATTTGAACCCGTGGATCACCGATGGCAGCATCCATGCGGTCACTATGAAATTTTTCAGCCGCGCGGCCTGGGCCGAGCGCACCTGA
- a CDS encoding uracil-xanthine permease family protein — protein MQDEFNDPLWRQILSGAQMLFVAFGALVLMPLITGLDPNVALFTAGLGTLLFQVVTGRQVPVFLASSFAFITPIILAKGQFGLAATMGGVMAAGFVYTFLGLAVKIKGTGFIDRLLPPVVIGPVIISIGLAMAPIAANMAMGKSGDGAELIHYQTAMMISMPALLTTLIVAVFGKGIFRLVPIISGVLVGFAMAFYFGVVDTAKIAAAPWFALPHFTAPEFNWQAILFIVPVALAPAIEHIGGVIAVGSVTGRDYLKKPGLHRTLLGDGIATTAAGLFGGPPNTTYAEVTGAVMLTKNYNPKIMTWAAVFAISLAFIGKFGALLQSIPVPVMGGILCLLFGSIAAVGMNTLIRHRIDLGEARNLVIVSVTLVFGIGGVLVGTGDGPDDFGLKGIALCAVVAIGLNLLLPGNDGWKNKKPDEPLL, from the coding sequence ATGCAGGATGAATTCAACGACCCGCTTTGGCGCCAGATCCTGTCTGGCGCACAAATGCTCTTCGTGGCATTTGGGGCGCTGGTGTTGATGCCGCTGATCACAGGTCTTGATCCAAACGTCGCACTGTTCACCGCAGGCCTGGGTACGTTGCTGTTCCAGGTCGTCACAGGGCGCCAGGTGCCGGTTTTCCTGGCATCGAGCTTTGCCTTCATTACCCCGATCATTCTCGCCAAGGGCCAGTTCGGCCTCGCGGCGACCATGGGCGGGGTGATGGCGGCCGGTTTCGTCTATACGTTCCTGGGCTTGGCGGTGAAGATCAAAGGCACCGGTTTTATCGACCGGCTGCTGCCGCCTGTGGTGATCGGGCCGGTGATCATTTCCATCGGCCTGGCCATGGCGCCGATTGCCGCGAACATGGCAATGGGCAAGTCCGGCGACGGTGCCGAGCTGATCCATTACCAGACTGCCATGATGATTTCGATGCCGGCGCTGCTCACCACTTTGATCGTCGCGGTATTCGGCAAGGGCATTTTCCGCCTGGTGCCGATCATTTCCGGCGTGCTGGTGGGTTTTGCCATGGCGTTCTACTTTGGCGTGGTCGACACGGCGAAGATCGCCGCCGCGCCCTGGTTCGCCCTGCCCCATTTCACCGCGCCGGAATTCAACTGGCAGGCGATCCTGTTTATCGTCCCGGTGGCCCTCGCCCCGGCGATCGAACACATTGGCGGCGTGATTGCCGTCGGCAGCGTGACCGGTCGCGACTACCTGAAGAAGCCCGGCCTGCACCGCACCCTGCTGGGTGACGGCATTGCCACCACGGCCGCCGGCCTGTTTGGCGGCCCACCGAACACCACCTACGCCGAAGTGACCGGTGCGGTGATGCTGACCAAGAACTACAACCCGAAGATCATGACCTGGGCGGCGGTGTTTGCCATCAGCCTGGCGTTTATCGGTAAGTTCGGGGCATTGCTGCAGAGCATTCCGGTGCCGGTGATGGGCGGGATTCTGTGCCTGCTGTTCGGTTCGATTGCAGCGGTGGGCATGAACACCCTGATCCGCCACAGGATCGACCTCGGCGAGGCGCGCAACCTGGTGATTGTGTCGGTGACCCTGGTATTCGGGATTGGCGGTGTGCTGGTCGGTACCGGCGACGGCCCGGATGATTTCGGCCTCAAGGGCATCGCCCTGTGTGCGGTGGTGGCGATCGGGTTGAACCTGTTGCTGCCGGGCAATGATGGTTGGAAGAACAAGAAGCCGGATGAACCACTACTTTAA
- the mlaD gene encoding outer membrane lipid asymmetry maintenance protein MlaD — protein MQNRTVEIGVGLFLLAGILALLLLALRVSGLSASPTADTYKLYAYFDNIAGLTVRAKVTMAGVTIGKVTAIDLDRDSFTGRVTMQLDKKVDNLPTDSTASILTAGLLGEKYIGVSVGGETALLKDGSTIHDTQSSLVLEDLIGKFLLNTVNKDAK, from the coding sequence ATGCAAAACCGCACTGTGGAAATCGGTGTCGGCCTTTTCTTGCTGGCTGGCATCCTGGCTTTATTGTTGTTGGCCCTGCGAGTCAGCGGCCTGTCGGCCAGCCCCACCGCCGATACCTATAAACTTTACGCGTACTTCGACAATATCGCCGGTTTGACTGTCAGAGCTAAAGTGACCATGGCCGGTGTGACGATCGGCAAGGTCACGGCAATCGATCTGGACCGCGACAGCTTCACCGGTCGAGTGACCATGCAACTGGATAAGAAGGTAGATAACCTGCCGACCGACTCCACTGCATCTATCCTCACCGCGGGTCTGCTGGGCGAGAAATACATCGGTGTCAGCGTGGGCGGGGAAACAGCCCTGCTCAAGGATGGCTCGACAATCCACGACACACAGTCGTCGCTGGTGCTTGAAGACCTGATCGGTAAATTCCTGCTTAATACGGTCAACAAAGACGCCAAATGA
- a CDS encoding STAS domain-containing protein, translating into MTESAVRLGDAGELFISGVLDYRTGPGLRKQGQALIKTSTAPALVLDCSAVTKSSSVGLSLLLCFMRDAEAAKKPVSIRAMPEDMREIAEVSGLTELLTHP; encoded by the coding sequence ATGACCGAGTCGGCTGTTCGTCTCGGCGACGCAGGCGAGCTGTTCATCAGCGGCGTGCTGGACTACCGCACCGGTCCTGGCCTGCGCAAGCAGGGCCAGGCACTGATCAAGACCAGCACTGCACCTGCGTTGGTGCTGGATTGTTCGGCGGTGACCAAGTCCAGCAGTGTCGGTTTGTCATTGCTGCTGTGCTTCATGCGTGATGCCGAGGCGGCCAAAAAGCCCGTCAGCATCCGCGCGATGCCTGAAGACATGCGAGAAATTGCCGAGGTTTCCGGTTTGACCGAGCTGTTGACGCATCCTTAA
- a CDS encoding MlaC/ttg2D family ABC transporter substrate-binding protein: protein MISTLRRGLLVLLAALPLMANAAGSAHELVQDTTNKMLADLSANKEKYKQDPTQFYNALNTIVGPVVDAEGISRSIMTVKYSRKATPAQMQTFQENFKKGLFQFYGNALLEYNNQGITVAPAGDESGDRTSVNMSVKGNNGAVYPVQYTLEKVNGEWKLRNVIINGINIGKLFRDQFADAMQRNGNDLDKTINGWAGEVAKAKEETDKAAGKPAQ, encoded by the coding sequence ATGATCTCTACCTTGCGACGTGGCCTTCTGGTACTGCTTGCAGCGCTGCCTTTGATGGCCAACGCAGCAGGTTCTGCACACGAACTGGTGCAGGACACGACCAACAAGATGTTGGCTGACCTGTCAGCCAACAAGGAAAAGTACAAACAGGACCCCACCCAGTTCTACAACGCGCTCAACACGATTGTTGGCCCGGTGGTCGATGCCGAGGGCATCTCACGCAGCATCATGACGGTCAAGTACTCTCGCAAGGCAACGCCTGCGCAGATGCAGACCTTCCAGGAAAACTTCAAGAAAGGCCTGTTCCAGTTCTACGGTAACGCGCTGCTTGAGTACAACAACCAGGGCATTACCGTTGCACCGGCCGGCGATGAGTCAGGCGATCGCACCAGCGTGAACATGAGCGTCAAGGGCAACAACGGCGCTGTCTACCCGGTGCAATACACGCTGGAGAAGGTCAACGGCGAGTGGAAGTTGCGTAACGTGATTATCAACGGCATCAACATTGGCAAGCTGTTCCGTGACCAGTTCGCCGATGCCATGCAGCGCAACGGCAACGACCTGGACAAAACCATCAATGGCTGGGCCGGCGAAGTCGCCAAAGCCAAGGAAGAAACCGATAAAGCTGCCGGGAAGCCCGCGCAATGA
- the mlaE gene encoding lipid asymmetry maintenance ABC transporter permease subunit MlaE: MRKTSLIEKVRLFGRSGIDIVEVLGRSTIFLFHALLGRGGIGGGFGLLIKQLHSVGVMSLVIIVVSGIFIGMVLALQGFNILSGYGSEQAVGQMVALTLLRELGPVVTALLFAGRAGSALTAEIGNMKSTEQLSSLEMIGVDPLKYIVAPRLWAGFISLPLLAMIFSVVGIWGGSWVAVDWLGVYEGSYWGNMQNSVTFSGDVLNGIIKSIVFAFVVTWIAVFQGYDCEPTSEGISRATTKTVVYASLAVLGLDFILTALMFGDF; this comes from the coding sequence ATGCGCAAGACATCTCTCATCGAGAAGGTTCGCCTTTTCGGTCGCTCGGGCATCGACATTGTCGAAGTGCTGGGCCGTTCGACGATTTTCCTGTTTCACGCCTTGCTCGGCCGCGGTGGCATCGGTGGCGGCTTTGGGCTGCTGATCAAGCAACTGCACTCAGTCGGCGTGATGTCCCTGGTGATTATTGTGGTTTCAGGGATTTTCATCGGCATGGTGCTGGCGTTGCAGGGCTTCAATATCCTGTCCGGCTACGGTTCGGAGCAGGCAGTCGGGCAGATGGTCGCGCTGACGCTGTTGCGTGAGCTGGGGCCGGTGGTCACGGCGTTGCTGTTTGCGGGCCGCGCCGGTTCTGCGCTGACCGCCGAAATCGGCAACATGAAGTCCACTGAGCAATTGTCCAGCCTGGAAATGATCGGCGTGGACCCGCTCAAGTATATTGTCGCGCCACGCCTGTGGGCCGGCTTCATTTCCCTGCCTCTGCTGGCAATGATCTTCAGCGTGGTGGGTATATGGGGCGGTTCGTGGGTGGCGGTTGACTGGTTGGGCGTCTACGAAGGCTCTTACTGGGGCAACATGCAAAACAGCGTGACCTTCAGCGGTGACGTGCTCAACGGCATCATAAAGAGCATTGTCTTCGCCTTTGTAGTGACCTGGATCGCCGTATTCCAAGGCTACGACTGTGAACCCACCTCAGAAGGGATCAGTCGTGCCACCACCAAGACCGTTGTATACGCCTCGCTGGCGGTACTGGGCCTTGACTTCATTTTGACCGCCTTGATGTTTGGAGATTTCTGA
- the hisC gene encoding histidinol-phosphate transaminase, with the protein MSKFWSPFVKNLVPYVPGEQPKLTKLVKLNTNENPYGPSPKALAAMQAELNDNLRLYPDPNSDLLKQAVARYYGIDAGKVFLGNGSDEVLAHIFHGLFQHDLPLLFPDISYSFYPVYCGLYGIKSDPVPLDEQFQIRVADYAKPNGGIIFPNPNAPTGCVLALDAVEQILKASPDSVVVVDEAYIDFGGETAISLVDRYPNLLVTQTLSKSRSLAGLRVGLAVGHPDLIEALERVKNSFNSYPLDRLAIVGAAAAFDDREYFEKTCRLVIDSRDTVVAQLEAKGFEVLPSAANFIFARHPRHDAAGLAAKLREQGVIVRHFKQARIAQFLRISIGTPEQNQALIDGLGEL; encoded by the coding sequence ATGAGCAAATTCTGGAGCCCCTTCGTCAAGAACCTCGTGCCTTACGTACCCGGCGAACAACCGAAACTGACCAAACTGGTCAAGCTCAACACCAATGAAAACCCCTATGGGCCTTCGCCGAAGGCGTTGGCCGCGATGCAGGCCGAGTTGAACGACAACCTGCGCCTGTACCCGGACCCCAACAGCGACCTGCTCAAGCAAGCGGTGGCCAGGTATTACGGGATCGACGCCGGCAAAGTGTTCCTCGGCAATGGTTCCGACGAGGTCCTCGCGCACATCTTCCATGGCCTGTTCCAGCACGATTTGCCACTGCTCTTCCCGGATATCAGCTACAGCTTCTACCCGGTTTACTGCGGCCTCTATGGCATAAAGTCCGACCCGGTGCCGCTGGACGAGCAGTTCCAGATCCGCGTGGCAGACTATGCCAAGCCCAACGGCGGGATCATCTTCCCCAACCCGAACGCGCCGACCGGCTGCGTGCTGGCGCTGGACGCAGTGGAACAGATCCTCAAGGCCAGCCCGGACTCGGTAGTGGTAGTGGATGAAGCCTATATCGACTTCGGTGGCGAGACGGCCATCAGTCTGGTGGACCGCTACCCCAACCTGCTGGTGACCCAGACCCTGTCCAAATCGCGCTCACTGGCCGGTTTGCGTGTGGGCCTGGCCGTGGGCCATCCGGACCTGATCGAGGCGCTGGAGCGGGTCAAGAACAGCTTCAACTCCTATCCGCTGGATCGCTTGGCGATTGTTGGCGCGGCGGCCGCGTTTGACGACCGCGAGTACTTCGAGAAAACCTGCCGATTGGTCATCGATAGCCGCGACACGGTAGTCGCTCAGCTTGAGGCCAAGGGCTTTGAGGTGTTGCCGTCGGCGGCCAACTTCATCTTTGCGCGCCACCCACGACACGACGCAGCCGGCCTGGCGGCCAAATTGCGTGAGCAAGGGGTGATTGTGCGGCACTTCAAACAGGCGCGGATTGCGCAGTTCCTGCGGATCAGCATCGGTACGCCGGAGCAGAACCAGGCGTTGATCGATGGGCTCGGCGAGCTTTAA
- a CDS encoding hypoxanthine-guanine phosphoribosyltransferase: MSADLEHIRQIMREADCLYTEAQVEEAIAKVGAHITREMADTNPVVFCVMNGGLIFAGKLLTHLQFPLEASYLHATRYRNETTGGDLFWKAKPEVSFIDRDVLIIDDILDEGHTLGAIIDFCKHAGARKVHTAVLIDKDHDRKARPDLKADYVGLPCIDRYIFGYGMDYKGYWRNANGIFAVKGM; the protein is encoded by the coding sequence ATGTCCGCTGATCTCGAGCATATCCGTCAAATCATGCGCGAGGCTGACTGCCTGTACACCGAAGCGCAAGTCGAAGAAGCGATCGCCAAGGTCGGCGCACACATCACCCGCGAAATGGCCGACACCAACCCAGTGGTTTTCTGTGTGATGAACGGTGGTTTGATTTTCGCCGGTAAATTGCTGACTCATCTGCAATTCCCGCTGGAAGCGTCCTACCTGCACGCCACCCGCTATCGCAACGAAACCACCGGCGGCGACCTGTTCTGGAAAGCCAAGCCGGAAGTGTCGTTCATCGACCGCGACGTGCTGATCATCGACGACATCCTCGACGAAGGTCACACCTTGGGCGCGATCATCGACTTCTGCAAACACGCCGGTGCGCGTAAAGTGCACACTGCCGTGCTGATCGACAAAGACCACGACCGCAAGGCGCGCCCGGATCTTAAGGCCGATTACGTAGGCTTGCCGTGCATTGACCGCTACATCTTCGGTTACGGCATGGACTACAAAGGCTACTGGCGCAACGCCAACGGGATTTTCGCCGTCAAAGGGATGTAA
- the murA gene encoding UDP-N-acetylglucosamine 1-carboxyvinyltransferase: MDKLIITGGARLDGEIRISGAKNSALPILAATLLCDGPVTVANLPHLHDITTMIELFGRMGIEPVIDEKLSVEIDPRTIKTLIAPYELVKTMRASILVLGPMVARFGEAEVALPGGCAIGSRPVDLHIRGLEAMGAVIDVEGGYIKAKAPEGGLRGASFFFDTVSVTGTENIMMAAALAKGRSVLQNAAREPEVVDLANFLNAMGAKVSGAGTDTITIDGVERLHTATYKVMPDRIETGTYLVAAAVTGGRVKVKDTDPTILEAVLEKLREAGAEITTGEDWIELNMHGKRPKAVNVRTAPYPAFPTDMQAQFISLNAIAEGTGAVIETIFENRFMHVYELHRMGAKIQVEGNTAIVTGTEKLKGAPVMATDLRASASLVISALIAEGDTLIDRIYHIDRGYECIEEKLQMLGAKIRRVPG, translated from the coding sequence ATGGATAAATTGATTATTACCGGCGGTGCCCGCCTTGATGGCGAGATTCGCATCTCCGGTGCAAAAAACTCCGCCTTGCCGATCCTGGCAGCGACCTTGCTGTGCGATGGCCCGGTGACCGTGGCCAACCTGCCGCACCTGCACGACATTACCACCATGATCGAGCTGTTCGGTCGCATGGGCATCGAGCCTGTGATCGACGAAAAGCTCTCGGTTGAAATCGACCCGCGCACCATCAAGACCCTGATCGCCCCGTACGAGCTGGTGAAAACCATGCGTGCGTCGATCCTGGTGCTCGGTCCGATGGTCGCGCGTTTCGGCGAAGCCGAAGTCGCACTGCCTGGCGGTTGCGCCATCGGCTCGCGTCCGGTTGATCTGCACATTCGCGGCCTGGAAGCCATGGGCGCAGTCATTGACGTCGAAGGCGGCTACATCAAGGCCAAGGCGCCGGAAGGCGGCCTGCGTGGCGCCAGCTTCTTCTTTGATACCGTCAGCGTGACCGGTACCGAGAACATCATGATGGCCGCTGCCCTGGCCAAAGGCCGCAGTGTGCTGCAAAACGCCGCGCGCGAGCCGGAAGTGGTTGACCTGGCCAACTTCCTGAACGCCATGGGCGCGAAGGTTTCCGGTGCCGGCACCGACACCATCACCATCGATGGTGTTGAGCGCCTGCACACTGCAACCTACAAGGTGATGCCGGACCGCATCGAGACCGGTACCTACCTGGTTGCCGCCGCCGTCACCGGTGGTCGCGTCAAGGTCAAGGACACCGATCCGACCATCCTGGAAGCGGTCCTGGAAAAACTGCGCGAAGCCGGTGCCGAAATCACCACCGGCGAGGACTGGATCGAGCTGAACATGCACGGCAAACGCCCTAAGGCCGTCAACGTGCGTACCGCTCCGTATCCGGCGTTCCCGACCGACATGCAGGCACAGTTCATCTCCCTGAACGCGATTGCCGAAGGCACCGGTGCCGTCATCGAGACCATCTTCGAAAACCGCTTCATGCACGTGTACGAACTGCATCGCATGGGCGCGAAGATCCAGGTTGAAGGCAACACCGCCATCGTGACCGGCACTGAAAAGCTCAAGGGCGCGCCCGTCATGGCGACTGACCTGCGGGCTTCAGCCAGCCTGGTAATCTCGGCGCTGATCGCCGAAGGCGACACGTTGATCGACCGTATCTACCACATAGACCGTGGCTACGAGTGCATTGAAGAAAAACTGCAGATGCTCGGCGCGAAAATCCGCCGCGTACCGGGCTAG
- the upp gene encoding uracil phosphoribosyltransferase, translated as MPTREIRHPLIRHKLGLMRRADISTKNFRELAQEVGALLTYEATKDLPLETYDIQGWAGTVQVEKIAGKKITVVPILRAGIGMLEGVLSLIPGAKVSAVGVARNEQTLQAHTYLEKLVPEIDERLAMIIDPMLATGSSMVATIDLLKKAGCKDIRAMVLVAAPEGIAAVEKAHPDVQIYTASIDERLNEHGYIIPGLGDAGDKIFGTKQKDG; from the coding sequence ATGCCCACTCGCGAGATCCGCCACCCGCTGATCCGACACAAGCTCGGCCTTATGCGCCGCGCCGACATTAGCACGAAGAATTTCCGTGAGCTTGCTCAGGAAGTCGGAGCGTTGCTCACTTACGAAGCCACCAAGGATCTGCCCTTGGAAACCTACGATATTCAAGGCTGGGCCGGCACCGTCCAGGTCGAGAAAATCGCCGGTAAGAAAATCACCGTCGTGCCTATCCTGCGCGCCGGTATCGGCATGCTCGAAGGCGTCCTCAGCCTGATCCCGGGCGCCAAGGTCAGCGCCGTGGGCGTGGCCCGCAACGAACAAACCTTGCAGGCCCACACCTACCTGGAAAAACTCGTCCCGGAAATCGATGAACGCCTGGCGATGATCATCGACCCGATGCTCGCCACCGGCAGCTCCATGGTCGCCACCATCGACCTGCTGAAAAAAGCCGGCTGCAAGGACATCCGCGCCATGGTGCTGGTGGCCGCGCCGGAAGGTATCGCCGCCGTCGAAAAAGCCCACCCGGACGTGCAGATCTACACGGCGTCCATCGACGAACGCTTGAACGAACACGGCTACATCATCCCAGGCCTTGGCGATGCCGGTGACAAGATCTTCGGCACCAAGCAGAAGGACGGTTGA
- the hisD gene encoding histidinol dehydrogenase, producing the protein MTTSTAIARLNAADPDFAHHLDHLLSWESVSDDSVNLRVLDIIKAVRERGDAALVDFTRQFDGLDVQSMSDLILPRERLELALTRITAPQREALEVAAARVRSYHEKQKQESWSYTEADGTVLGQKVTPLDRAGLYVPGGKASYPSSVLMNAIPAKVAGVTEVVMVVPTPRGEINELVLAAACIAGVDRVFTIGGAQAVAALAYGTESVPKVDKVVGPGNIYVATAKRHVFGQVGIDMIAGPSEILVVCDGQTDPDWIAMDLFSQAEHDEDAQAILVSPDAEFLDKVAASIDKLLPTMDRAEIIEKSINGRGALIQVRDMEQAIEVANRIAPEHLELSVADPQAWLPSIRHAGAIFMGRHTSEALGDYCAGPNHVLPTSGTARFSSPLGVYDFQKRSSIIFCSPQGASELGKTASVLARGESLSAHARSAEYRILEEGN; encoded by the coding sequence ATGACCACGTCCACTGCAATTGCCCGACTCAACGCTGCCGATCCGGATTTCGCCCATCATCTGGATCATCTGCTGAGCTGGGAAAGCGTGTCCGACGATTCGGTCAACCTGCGCGTGCTCGATATCATCAAGGCCGTGCGCGAACGCGGTGACGCGGCGCTGGTGGACTTCACCCGCCAGTTCGACGGCCTGGACGTGCAGTCCATGTCCGACCTGATCCTGCCACGTGAACGCCTGGAACTGGCCCTGACGCGCATCACCGCGCCGCAGCGCGAAGCCCTCGAAGTGGCGGCCGCGCGGGTGCGCAGCTACCACGAAAAACAGAAACAGGAGTCCTGGAGCTACACCGAGGCCGACGGCACCGTGCTGGGCCAGAAGGTCACGCCGCTGGACCGCGCGGGCCTGTACGTGCCGGGCGGTAAGGCCTCCTACCCCTCGTCGGTACTGATGAATGCTATTCCGGCCAAAGTGGCGGGCGTGACCGAAGTGGTCATGGTCGTGCCGACCCCGCGCGGTGAAATCAACGAACTGGTGCTGGCGGCTGCCTGTATTGCCGGTGTCGACCGGGTCTTCACCATCGGTGGCGCCCAGGCCGTCGCGGCCCTGGCCTATGGCACCGAAAGCGTGCCGAAGGTCGACAAAGTGGTCGGCCCCGGCAACATCTACGTCGCCACCGCCAAGCGTCACGTGTTTGGCCAAGTGGGGATCGATATGATCGCCGGCCCGTCGGAAATCCTGGTGGTGTGCGATGGCCAGACCGACCCGGACTGGATCGCCATGGACCTGTTTTCCCAGGCCGAGCACGACGAAGACGCCCAGGCGATCCTGGTCAGCCCCGACGCCGAGTTCCTCGACAAAGTCGCGGCCAGCATCGACAAACTGCTGCCCACCATGGACCGCGCCGAAATCATCGAGAAGTCGATCAATGGCCGTGGCGCGTTGATCCAGGTGCGCGACATGGAACAGGCCATCGAAGTGGCCAACCGTATCGCCCCGGAACACCTGGAATTGTCCGTGGCTGACCCGCAAGCCTGGTTGCCGTCGATTCGTCACGCCGGCGCGATCTTCATGGGCCGCCATACCAGCGAAGCCCTGGGCGACTACTGCGCGGGCCCCAACCACGTGCTGCCGACCTCAGGCACCGCGCGTTTCTCGTCGCCGCTGGGGGTGTATGACTTCCAGAAGCGCTCGTCGATAATTTTCTGCTCGCCACAAGGCGCTTCCGAACTGGGCAAGACTGCTTCGGTCCTGGCCCGTGGCGAATCGCTGAGCGCCCACGCCCGCAGTGCCGAATACCGCATTCTTGAAGAGGGGAACTGA
- the hisG gene encoding ATP phosphoribosyltransferase, which translates to MLTIALSKGRILDDTLPLLAEAGIVPTENPDKSRKLIIPTTQDDVRLLIVRATDVPTYVEHGAADLGVAGKDVLMEYGGQGLYEPLDLRIALCKLMTAGRVGDVEPKGRLRVATKFVNVAKRYYAEQGRQVDIIKLYGSMELAPLIGLADKIIDVVDTGNTLRANGLEPQDFIADISSRLIVNKASMKMQHARIQALIDTLRKAVESRHRG; encoded by the coding sequence ATGTTGACCATCGCACTGTCCAAGGGCCGCATCCTTGACGATACGCTGCCGCTTCTGGCTGAAGCGGGCATCGTGCCGACCGAGAATCCGGACAAGAGCCGCAAGCTGATCATCCCCACGACCCAGGACGATGTTCGCCTGTTGATTGTGCGGGCTACCGACGTGCCGACCTATGTTGAACATGGCGCGGCCGACCTGGGCGTCGCCGGTAAAGACGTGCTGATGGAATACGGCGGCCAGGGTCTGTACGAACCCTTGGACCTGCGTATCGCCCTGTGCAAGCTGATGACCGCCGGCCGTGTCGGCGACGTCGAGCCAAAAGGGCGCCTGCGCGTGGCAACCAAGTTCGTCAACGTTGCCAAGCGCTATTACGCCGAACAAGGCCGTCAGGTCGATATCATCAAGCTCTACGGTTCGATGGAGTTGGCGCCGCTGATCGGCCTGGCCGACAAGATCATCGACGTGGTCGACACCGGCAACACCCTGCGCGCCAACGGCCTGGAACCCCAGGATTTCATTGCCGACATCAGCTCCCGCCTGATCGTCAACAAAGCTTCGATGAAAATGCAACACGCCCGTATCCAGGCGTTGATCGACACCCTGCGCAAAGCAGTGGAGTCTCGACACCGCGGTTGA
- a CDS encoding WbuC family cupin fold metalloprotein, translating to MTRFLDQTLFAELAEKAAASPRGRHHHNFHQMDEPCHRLAVGLQPSTYVPPHRHLSADKAETLLVVQGSLGLLVFSETGEVLARRVMQAGGECSGVDLPPGVFHGLVVLAPDTVMFECKAGPYRPVGEGELAEWAPREGDAGVAEYQRWMLAQFD from the coding sequence ATGACCCGCTTTCTTGATCAGACATTGTTTGCCGAACTGGCCGAGAAAGCGGCCGCCAGCCCCCGTGGGCGGCATCACCACAACTTCCACCAGATGGACGAGCCGTGCCATCGCTTGGCCGTGGGCTTGCAACCCAGCACGTATGTGCCGCCGCATCGGCACCTGAGCGCGGACAAAGCTGAGACCTTGCTGGTGGTCCAGGGTAGCCTGGGCCTGCTGGTGTTCAGCGAAACCGGCGAAGTGCTCGCCAGGCGCGTGATGCAGGCGGGCGGTGAATGTTCCGGCGTCGATCTGCCGCCCGGCGTGTTTCATGGCCTGGTGGTGCTGGCGCCTGACACCGTGATGTTCGAATGCAAGGCCGGGCCTTATCGTCCGGTGGGCGAGGGCGAACTGGCTGAGTGGGCGCCGCGCGAAGGCGATGCGGGCGTGGCCGAGTATCAACGCTGGATGCTCGCCCAGTTCGATTGA